One segment of Pseudomonas pohangensis DNA contains the following:
- a CDS encoding AAA family ATPase encodes MKILSLRLKNLNSLKGEWKIDFTQEPFRHNGLFAITGPTGAGKTTLLDAICLALYHRTPRMSSVNASGNELLTRHTSDCLAEVEFAVMDRRYRAFWSQRRARDRIDGALQAPVVELAALKLATGEWEILASRVNEKLPLTEKITGLDFERFTKSMLLAQGGFAAFLEAKANERAELLEELTGTEIYGQISQRVFENAREVKTALEQLKARAEGVALLSEEERAALESEGQALVGQLTVLTEQSQQVQMQRQWRIELTQTEQKLTLLAAREQQALQQLDAAQPQLQQLAASEPAMRLQPLHMAMQDARSTLGQVETAVQDSLLASEQAQQAIIESLWQGVSLSRHSAQAQQVEKAGFTLQKQQVDQYLQKNAAHAQLGEHLGVWRSQFSGLQEQLEAIALLNDQQLKAGEVESQLNQSCIEKGLQVEAASTELKQAEQLYSAQQEKLNQLLGTDGLTENKLREQMQRLQAQARGLEQLQALDVAQGRLQASHREQQTSLADNTDQLAIKNQELEAARATYRSIAEQVTDKQKLLEQEQRIQSLDAYRNRLQPDEACPLCGSLEHPAVSAYQALDISETQQALVAKKSELEAQQKTGESLAVAHAALAERVKQLGLSIVQLEQDIQKNAQEWQRQCQLLGLTLADGAAVAIALQKNSMDQSGLNARLGELESCRQSLELAKAQQVKCEHAVTTASHASTMSKTNLSNHQAQMAEARERLQKLQHQYEERHKALLEALNVLGYGMPEVPVDWLGDRQAEWGLWQSRLKELQDLERRLSAIEQSLQSALQAQALWMKRWREAGQAYRADLPQDVLDSLNLEDIEAGYQSALKQLNELNGKRQSLTQQLQQSKETLAAKESAWLKGLEQSAFADESAFLAALLTVDQQASLRALKEKVETALTEARALKVSGEQALKKLSIEPKTSLAIEQLDEQLQAVSEQLRVASERQGELRGQLQGDDQRRQNQQALYAAIADKQGEFDLWQQLNSLIGSADGAKYRKFAQGLTLDHLIYLANQQLQRLHGRYQLRRRSLGELELEVIDTWQSDAARDCKTLSGGESFLVSLALALALSDLVSHKTSIDSLFLDEGFGTLDPETLEVALDALDSLNASGKMIGVISHVEALKERIPVQLKVQKTGMGVSALEAMYRFNTASLQQVIR; translated from the coding sequence ATGAAGATCCTCAGTCTGCGCTTGAAAAACCTCAACTCACTAAAAGGCGAGTGGAAGATCGATTTCACTCAGGAGCCGTTCAGGCATAACGGCCTGTTTGCCATCACCGGCCCTACCGGAGCTGGCAAGACCACGCTGCTGGATGCCATTTGCCTGGCGCTCTATCACCGCACACCGCGGATGAGTTCGGTCAATGCCAGTGGCAACGAATTGCTCACCAGGCATACCAGCGACTGCCTGGCTGAAGTCGAGTTTGCCGTAATGGACAGGCGCTACCGTGCTTTCTGGAGCCAGCGTCGAGCGCGTGATCGAATCGATGGTGCACTGCAGGCACCGGTAGTGGAGTTGGCAGCGCTCAAACTGGCCACGGGTGAATGGGAGATTCTGGCCAGCAGAGTTAATGAAAAGTTGCCGCTGACCGAGAAGATTACCGGCCTGGATTTCGAGCGCTTTACCAAATCCATGCTGCTGGCCCAGGGTGGCTTTGCCGCCTTCCTTGAGGCCAAGGCCAATGAACGTGCCGAACTACTGGAAGAGCTGACTGGAACCGAGATCTACGGACAGATTTCTCAGCGGGTATTCGAAAATGCCCGTGAGGTCAAAACCGCGCTGGAGCAATTGAAAGCCCGCGCCGAAGGTGTTGCCTTGCTCAGTGAAGAAGAGCGCGCAGCCCTGGAGTCCGAAGGTCAGGCTCTGGTGGGGCAGTTGACTGTGCTGACCGAGCAATCCCAGCAAGTCCAGATGCAACGGCAATGGCGTATCGAGCTAACCCAGACCGAGCAGAAGCTGACGTTGCTTGCGGCACGTGAGCAGCAGGCGTTACAGCAACTGGACGCAGCGCAGCCGCAACTGCAGCAACTGGCAGCCAGCGAGCCGGCCATGCGTCTGCAACCGCTGCACATGGCCATGCAGGACGCACGCTCGACGCTCGGGCAGGTTGAGACCGCAGTGCAGGACAGCCTGTTGGCCAGCGAACAGGCACAACAGGCGATCATCGAGTCCCTCTGGCAGGGCGTTAGCCTCAGTCGCCACAGTGCGCAGGCGCAACAGGTCGAGAAAGCAGGCTTCACCCTGCAAAAGCAGCAAGTGGATCAGTACCTCCAGAAAAACGCTGCGCATGCCCAGTTGGGCGAACATCTGGGTGTCTGGCGCAGCCAGTTTAGTGGCTTGCAAGAGCAGCTGGAGGCAATAGCGCTCCTGAACGATCAGCAGCTAAAGGCAGGCGAAGTCGAGTCGCAGTTAAATCAGTCTTGTATTGAGAAAGGCTTACAGGTCGAAGCAGCGAGTACTGAGCTAAAGCAAGCTGAACAGCTTTATTCCGCGCAACAGGAAAAACTCAATCAGTTGCTCGGTACTGATGGCCTTACCGAGAATAAATTACGCGAACAGATGCAACGATTGCAGGCTCAGGCGCGTGGCCTTGAGCAGTTGCAGGCACTGGATGTGGCGCAGGGTCGATTGCAGGCCTCGCATCGTGAGCAGCAAACTTCGCTGGCTGACAATACGGATCAACTGGCAATCAAGAACCAAGAGCTTGAAGCCGCCCGCGCTACCTACAGATCTATTGCGGAACAGGTTACTGACAAGCAGAAGTTGCTTGAGCAGGAGCAACGTATTCAGTCGCTGGACGCATACCGTAATCGTTTACAGCCAGACGAGGCTTGCCCGTTGTGTGGCTCCCTGGAGCACCCGGCAGTTTCGGCCTACCAAGCGCTGGATATCTCTGAAACTCAACAGGCGCTGGTGGCCAAAAAGTCAGAGCTCGAGGCGCAGCAAAAAACCGGTGAGTCGCTTGCCGTGGCTCACGCCGCACTGGCAGAGCGTGTGAAGCAACTTGGCCTGTCGATTGTTCAGCTAGAGCAGGATATTCAGAAGAACGCGCAGGAATGGCAGCGCCAGTGCCAGCTACTGGGTTTGACCCTAGCGGATGGCGCGGCAGTTGCAATTGCGCTGCAGAAAAACAGCATGGACCAGAGCGGTCTGAACGCCCGGCTAGGGGAGCTGGAAAGCTGCAGGCAGTCGCTCGAACTTGCCAAGGCCCAGCAGGTGAAGTGTGAGCATGCTGTCACTACGGCCTCCCACGCGTCGACGATGTCGAAAACCAATTTGAGCAATCATCAGGCTCAAATGGCAGAAGCTCGCGAGCGGTTGCAGAAATTGCAGCACCAATATGAAGAGCGGCATAAGGCTCTGCTGGAGGCTTTGAACGTATTGGGCTATGGCATGCCAGAGGTCCCGGTCGATTGGCTGGGTGATCGACAGGCGGAGTGGGGGCTTTGGCAAAGCAGGCTCAAAGAGTTGCAGGATCTGGAAAGAAGGCTTTCAGCTATCGAGCAGAGCCTGCAGTCAGCATTGCAGGCCCAAGCCCTTTGGATGAAGCGCTGGAGGGAAGCAGGGCAGGCCTATAGAGCAGATCTCCCGCAGGATGTTCTGGATAGTCTGAATCTCGAGGATATCGAAGCCGGATACCAGTCGGCACTCAAACAACTCAATGAGTTGAATGGCAAACGCCAGAGCCTGACCCAGCAGCTTCAGCAGTCAAAGGAAACGCTAGCTGCTAAGGAAAGTGCTTGGCTGAAAGGGCTGGAGCAGAGTGCCTTTGCTGATGAGAGTGCCTTTCTTGCTGCGCTTCTGACTGTTGATCAGCAGGCAAGTTTGCGCGCCCTCAAAGAGAAGGTTGAGACTGCATTGACCGAGGCCCGCGCACTCAAAGTTTCGGGTGAGCAGGCGCTCAAAAAACTAAGCATTGAGCCAAAGACATCACTTGCCATTGAACAACTGGACGAGCAGCTCCAGGCCGTGAGCGAGCAGCTTCGAGTTGCTTCTGAGCGCCAAGGGGAGTTGCGCGGCCAGTTACAGGGCGATGACCAGCGCCGCCAAAACCAGCAGGCTCTGTACGCGGCAATTGCCGACAAGCAGGGTGAGTTCGACTTGTGGCAGCAACTCAACAGTCTGATTGGCTCTGCCGACGGCGCCAAATACCGCAAGTTCGCCCAAGGGCTCACGCTGGATCACCTCATCTATCTGGCTAATCAACAGCTGCAGCGTTTGCATGGCCGCTACCAGTTACGCCGGCGCAGTCTGGGCGAGCTTGAGCTGGAGGTCATTGATACCTGGCAGAGCGATGCGGCGCGTGACTGCAAGACGCTATCCGGAGGTGAAAGCTTCCTGGTCAGTCTTGCGCTGGCATTGGCTTTGTCCGATCTGGTCAGCCACAAGACGTCAATTGATTCGCTGTTCCTCGACGAAGGCTTCGGGACCCTTGACCCGGAAACCCTGGAAGTTGCGCTGGACGCACTGGATTCACTGAATGCCAGTGGCAAGATGATTGGCGTGATCAGTCATGTCGAAGCTCTAAAGGAGCGCATACCCGTTCAGTTAAAAGTACAGAAGACCGGGATGGGGGTGAGTGCGCTGGAGGCTATGTATCGCTTCAATACAGCTTCGCTTCAGCAGGTAATCCGATAG